One Gloeothece verrucosa PCC 7822 DNA window includes the following coding sequences:
- the gap gene encoding type I glyceraldehyde-3-phosphate dehydrogenase has product MAKVKVGINGFGRIGRLVFRAGIDHPEIEFVGINDLVPPENIAYLLKYDSTHGRFRGTVEATEEGIVVNGKLIRCFSIKNPEELPWKDLGVQYVVESTGLFTNYDGAYKHISAGAKRVIISAPTKDPDKVKTFVVGVNHHEFDPAKDQIVSNASCTTNCLAPVAKVINDNFGLAEGLMTTVHAMTATQPTVDGPSKKDMRGGRGAAQNIIPASTGAAKAVTLVIPTLKGKLTGMALRVPTPDVSVVDLTFKTEKATSYKEICAVMKAASEGALKGVLAYTDEDVVSTDFTTDPHSSIFDAGAGIELNSNFFKVVAWYDNEWGYSCRMLDLILAMEAKEAESMATV; this is encoded by the coding sequence ATGGCAAAAGTTAAAGTCGGCATCAATGGATTTGGTCGAATTGGCAGACTGGTATTTCGAGCCGGCATCGACCATCCTGAGATAGAATTTGTTGGGATCAATGATTTAGTTCCCCCCGAAAATATCGCCTATTTATTGAAATATGACTCGACTCATGGTCGTTTCCGGGGCACAGTAGAAGCCACAGAAGAGGGGATCGTCGTCAATGGTAAGTTGATTCGCTGTTTCTCGATTAAAAATCCTGAAGAACTGCCTTGGAAAGACCTTGGCGTTCAGTATGTGGTTGAGTCAACAGGATTATTTACCAATTATGATGGGGCTTACAAACACATCAGCGCCGGAGCCAAACGAGTCATTATCTCTGCACCGACTAAAGACCCCGATAAAGTGAAGACTTTTGTGGTGGGTGTGAATCATCATGAATTTGATCCCGCTAAAGATCAAATTGTTTCTAATGCAAGCTGTACCACGAACTGTCTGGCCCCAGTGGCTAAAGTGATTAATGATAATTTTGGATTAGCAGAAGGGTTAATGACCACAGTCCACGCCATGACAGCGACTCAACCTACTGTGGATGGACCTTCTAAAAAAGATATGCGCGGTGGACGGGGAGCCGCCCAAAATATTATTCCTGCTTCTACAGGAGCGGCTAAAGCGGTTACACTGGTGATCCCCACGTTAAAAGGGAAATTAACGGGTATGGCTTTACGAGTGCCCACGCCTGATGTGTCTGTGGTGGACTTAACCTTTAAGACTGAGAAAGCCACCAGCTACAAAGAAATCTGTGCCGTGATGAAAGCGGCATCTGAAGGCGCGTTAAAAGGCGTTTTAGCCTATACCGATGAGGATGTAGTGTCTACCGATTTCACCACAGATCCCCATTCCAGTATTTTTGATGCAGGAGCCGGCATAGAACTTAATTCTAATTTCTTTAAGGTGGTCGCTTGGTATGACAACGAATGGGGTTATTCTTGCCGTATGCTAGACTTAATTCTGGCGATGGAAGCTAAAGAAGCGGAAAGCATGGCAACGGTATAA
- a CDS encoding DUF1269 domain-containing protein translates to MSHLIAIAYDDEFKAEEVRLTLAKLQREHLIELEDAAVVVKDKDGKVKLKQAVSLPAAGAVSGSFWGLLIGVLFFAPLVGAAVGAASGALAGALQDIGVDDDFMRELGETLQPSSSALFVLVRRFTPDKVLEEVAPYGGKVLRTSLSKDQEHELQEVLSKREIKTDELAAAV, encoded by the coding sequence ATGAGTCATTTAATTGCGATCGCCTACGACGATGAATTCAAAGCCGAAGAAGTGCGCCTAACTTTGGCAAAACTTCAGAGAGAACATCTCATTGAATTAGAAGACGCAGCCGTTGTTGTTAAAGACAAAGATGGTAAAGTAAAACTCAAACAGGCTGTTAGTTTACCGGCTGCCGGTGCGGTTAGTGGCAGTTTTTGGGGACTATTGATCGGAGTATTATTTTTTGCGCCTTTAGTCGGTGCGGCGGTTGGTGCGGCTAGTGGTGCCCTAGCAGGTGCATTACAGGATATTGGGGTTGACGATGATTTTATGCGGGAATTAGGAGAAACCCTACAACCGAGTTCTTCTGCGCTATTTGTCTTAGTCAGAAGATTTACACCCGACAAAGTGCTAGAAGAAGTTGCTCCCTATGGCGGTAAAGTTTTGCGGACTTCTTTAAGCAAGGACCAAGAACATGAACTTCAAGAAGTGCTTTCTAAGCGAGAAATAAAAACCGACGAACTCGCCGCCGCCGTTTAG
- a CDS encoding right-handed parallel beta-helix repeat-containing protein encodes MLQLGIDFGTCYSSAAVMVDRTLKSVKEPSQHSYSFPSSIFVEKQGEILVGQAAERKRNSEPECYKSKFKRDLGSNCPYFLGNHRFLPEELVTAVIRKLKSEADKMMEGQGKSRFTDAIITVPATYKSNKRQLMEQVGKLAGFNQVQLLEEPVAAAIHFTQQYQLQEGEIFLVYDLGAGTFDATLLQKKAGTYQVLAAPVGLSDCGGIDFDRKIYKDILAKCSDQLKERLDSHNRTKEALLARAIVGDYCRDLKHLLSETKEGEIIMPLTLESYSLTRSDFNRMIAPLVEETIESCDLLVKKAGINWQQVNKILLVGGSCRIPYIKEAITQKLGRPILMIDEPELAVSLGAAIYGEEQQERRKYFVVSAQGGWAKYSTIGQALEEAKPGQRIKIEPGIYREGLVLNKSVELVGEGKLEDIVIESADSDCILMATDSAVVRGLTLRGRAGINEYKYFGVDVAEGHLILENCNITSDSLACVGIHNLSANATLRNCRIHQGKSAGIFIYDHGEAKVLNCNIFGNKLSGIEIRSDGGLEVSNCRVYENGSKGICLLNEGKNKIEKTVIYSNIKEGIYISGSKDVYVASCQIYDGKDDGICLLSNSEAQIEGCKIFNNEGININVLTQSKVNVNDCQIYDSKSFGLAFVENSQGFIYNCNIYGHEKSGVVSADSSYTVLEKCQIHKCQTYGIYFYESGQGKVEDCNIYENKESEIAIEENSNPTLLNCKIYDGQNYGIYIFDKGKGTIKNCNIYGHANSGVLIRDNSQPVLQNCQIHKCQNYGIVFYNLGQGKVEDCNIYENKESEIAIKEHSNPTIFNCKIHDSKSHGIFICDNGKGTLKNCNIYGHAQSGVFIRDNSEPVLENCQIHNCQEAGIYFCESGQGQVENCEIYKNKELEILIEENSNPTILNCKIYDGKFGIGVWDKGKGTLKNCNIYGHAIAGVLIRDNSKPVLQNCQIHKCQGHGIYFCESGQGKVEYCNIYENKESEIAIEENSNPTILNCKIYEGQKFGIYIFDKGKGTIKNCNIYGHAQSGVIIRDNSEPVLENCQIHKCQIYGIYFCESGQGQVKNCNIYENKTGGVKLEKSKATILDCKIHSNNHQAVEIKANSKATIRACDLTKNKGGSWDIDDSSKVERSDNQEEGYWKAFWNN; translated from the coding sequence ATGCTACAGTTAGGTATTGATTTCGGAACTTGTTATTCTAGTGCGGCTGTAATGGTTGATAGGACTCTTAAATCTGTAAAAGAACCTTCACAACACAGCTATTCTTTTCCCTCAAGTATATTTGTAGAAAAACAAGGAGAAATTTTAGTAGGTCAGGCAGCAGAGCGGAAACGTAATTCGGAGCCTGAGTGCTATAAATCCAAATTTAAAAGGGATTTAGGCAGCAATTGCCCTTATTTTTTAGGAAATCATAGATTTTTGCCTGAAGAATTAGTAACCGCAGTGATTCGTAAGCTAAAAAGCGAAGCGGATAAAATGATGGAAGGACAGGGAAAAAGCCGCTTTACTGATGCAATTATAACGGTTCCTGCCACTTACAAAAGTAATAAACGTCAGTTGATGGAACAAGTAGGAAAATTGGCCGGATTTAACCAGGTACAGCTTCTTGAGGAACCGGTGGCGGCAGCGATTCATTTTACACAACAGTATCAACTACAAGAAGGAGAAATTTTTTTGGTATATGACTTAGGAGCCGGAACATTTGATGCTACCTTACTACAAAAAAAAGCTGGCACTTATCAAGTTCTGGCGGCTCCCGTAGGATTATCGGATTGTGGAGGAATAGACTTTGACAGAAAAATTTATAAAGATATATTAGCTAAATGTAGTGATCAATTAAAAGAGCGCTTAGACTCTCATAATAGAACTAAAGAAGCTTTATTGGCACGTGCTATTGTTGGAGATTATTGTCGAGATTTAAAACACCTTTTAAGCGAAACAAAAGAGGGAGAAATCATCATGCCCCTCACCTTGGAGTCCTATAGTTTGACTCGTTCAGATTTTAATAGAATGATTGCGCCACTCGTAGAAGAAACAATAGAATCTTGTGACCTATTGGTAAAAAAGGCTGGAATTAATTGGCAGCAAGTTAATAAAATTTTGTTAGTGGGAGGAAGTTGTCGTATTCCTTATATTAAGGAAGCAATTACCCAAAAATTAGGGCGACCTATATTGATGATAGATGAGCCAGAATTAGCTGTTAGTTTGGGAGCGGCTATTTATGGGGAAGAACAGCAAGAAAGGAGAAAATATTTTGTGGTTTCTGCCCAAGGTGGTTGGGCTAAATATTCTACTATCGGACAAGCGCTCGAAGAAGCTAAACCCGGTCAACGCATTAAAATTGAGCCTGGAATTTATCGAGAAGGTCTTGTATTGAATAAGTCAGTAGAGCTTGTTGGGGAGGGAAAACTAGAAGATATTGTAATTGAAAGTGCTGACTCCGATTGTATTTTGATGGCAACTGATAGCGCTGTAGTTCGGGGTTTGACTTTGCGCGGTCGTGCGGGAATAAACGAATATAAATATTTTGGCGTAGATGTGGCTGAAGGACATTTGATTTTAGAAAATTGTAATATTACTTCTGATTCTTTGGCCTGTGTTGGCATTCATAATTTAAGCGCTAACGCCACTCTTCGTAACTGCCGAATTCATCAGGGAAAATCCGCCGGAATTTTTATCTATGATCATGGGGAAGCCAAAGTATTAAATTGTAATATTTTTGGCAATAAGTTGTCAGGAATAGAAATTAGATCTGATGGTGGTTTAGAAGTTTCTAATTGTCGAGTATATGAAAACGGATCTAAAGGAATTTGCCTTCTTAACGAAGGAAAAAATAAAATAGAAAAGACGGTAATTTATTCTAATATAAAAGAAGGAATTTATATCTCAGGTAGTAAAGATGTTTATGTTGCTTCCTGTCAAATTTACGACGGAAAAGATGATGGTATTTGTCTTTTAAGCAACAGTGAAGCACAGATTGAAGGCTGTAAAATATTTAATAATGAGGGGATTAATATTAATGTTCTTACCCAGAGTAAGGTAAACGTTAATGATTGTCAAATTTATGACAGTAAATCCTTTGGTCTTGCTTTTGTGGAAAATAGTCAAGGATTTATTTATAATTGTAATATTTATGGTCATGAAAAATCAGGAGTAGTAAGTGCAGATAGCAGTTATACCGTCCTGGAAAAATGTCAAATACATAAGTGTCAAACCTATGGAATATATTTCTACGAGTCTGGTCAGGGTAAAGTCGAAGACTGTAACATTTATGAAAATAAAGAGTCAGAAATAGCCATTGAAGAAAACAGCAATCCTACTCTTTTAAACTGCAAAATTTATGATGGACAAAATTACGGAATTTATATCTTTGACAAGGGAAAAGGAACTATTAAAAATTGCAATATTTATGGTCATGCTAATTCAGGAGTATTAATTAGAGATAACAGTCAACCAGTTCTGCAAAACTGTCAAATACATAAGTGTCAAAACTATGGAATAGTTTTCTATAATTTAGGTCAGGGCAAAGTCGAAGACTGTAACATTTATGAAAATAAAGAGTCAGAAATAGCCATTAAAGAACACAGCAATCCGACTATTTTTAACTGCAAAATTCATGATAGCAAAAGTCATGGTATTTTTATTTGTGACAATGGCAAGGGAACTCTAAAAAATTGTAATATTTATGGTCATGCCCAGTCAGGAGTATTTATTAGAGATAATAGTGAACCCGTTCTGGAAAACTGTCAAATACATAACTGTCAAGAAGCTGGAATATATTTCTGCGAGTCAGGTCAGGGTCAAGTAGAAAACTGTGAAATTTATAAAAATAAAGAGTTGGAAATATTGATTGAAGAAAACAGCAATCCGACTATTTTAAACTGCAAAATTTATGATGGCAAATTTGGCATTGGTGTCTGGGATAAGGGAAAGGGAACTCTAAAAAATTGTAATATTTATGGTCATGCTATTGCAGGAGTATTAATTAGAGATAACAGTAAGCCAGTTCTGCAAAACTGTCAAATACATAAGTGTCAGGGACATGGAATATATTTCTGCGAATCTGGTCAGGGTAAAGTCGAATACTGTAACATTTATGAAAATAAAGAGTCAGAAATAGCCATTGAAGAAAACAGCAATCCGACTATTTTAAACTGCAAAATTTATGAGGGACAAAAGTTCGGAATTTATATCTTTGACAAGGGCAAGGGAACTATTAAAAATTGTAATATTTATGGTCATGCCCAGTCAGGAGTAATAATTAGAGATAACAGTGAACCAGTCCTGGAAAACTGTCAAATACATAAGTGTCAAATCTATGGAATATATTTCTGCGAATCTGGTCAGGGACAAGTCAAAAACTGTAACATTTATGAAAATAAGACAGGAGGAGTAAAACTTGAAAAAAGTAAGGCAACCATTTTAGACTGCAAAATTCATTCAAATAACCATCAGGCTGTAGAGATAAAAGCCAATAGTAAAGCAACAATTAGAGCCTGTGACCTGACCAAAAATAAAGGAGGATCATGGGACATAGATGACAGTTCTAAAGTTGAACGTAGTGATAATCAAGAAGAGGGTTATTGGAAAGCTTTTTGGAATAATTAG
- a CDS encoding tetratricopeptide repeat protein, with protein sequence MSRKFSILAFLITLGLTLYFSSPHHSLIASVNASGEPVPQASTPESLSNTAPLFDNLGNYHHPISTQSSLAGRYFDQGLILAYGFNHAEAGRSFKQAAKLDPNCAMCYWGIAFVLGPNINAPMTDEVNQEAWDALNRAIALSQQATAKEQAYIQALAKRYSHQPLQDRSMLDLAYANAMREVAQQYPDDPDAATLFAEALMDTMPWNYWQENGSPKPETVEILTTLESVLEKHPNHAGANHLYIHAVEKERPQQASSAADRLQNLVPASGHLVHMPSHIYIRVGRYHDAVVANQKAIEADQNYLKHPLLNSIYTAAYMPHNHHFLWFAALMNGQSEIALNAARQTAMVEPKLMRDPNYAGALQHFSVIPLYTLIRFSKWSEILATPAPDQDLKYPTGVWHYAKGMSLAATGNLSEAKQELQQLEALANDPSLKNLKIWGFNFAGEILKLATNVLAGEIAANEGNYDQAIAYLKTAVNIEDNLIYTEPPDWYSPTHYLLGMIELKANRLSEAEQAFRTDLKIYPENGWSLYGLIQSLQAQGKVQAAKTLQKRFEEAWKYADFSLS encoded by the coding sequence ATGTCCCGTAAATTTTCAATCTTAGCTTTTTTAATCACTCTAGGATTAACATTATATTTTTCCTCACCCCATCATTCTTTGATAGCCAGCGTTAATGCCAGTGGGGAACCAGTTCCTCAAGCGAGTACCCCTGAATCTCTCTCGAATACGGCTCCTCTGTTCGACAATCTTGGTAATTATCATCATCCCATTTCCACTCAATCATCCCTGGCAGGGCGATATTTTGATCAAGGGTTAATTTTAGCTTATGGATTTAATCATGCCGAGGCAGGCCGTTCTTTTAAACAAGCGGCAAAACTTGACCCTAATTGTGCTATGTGTTACTGGGGAATAGCGTTTGTACTCGGACCTAATATTAACGCGCCGATGACAGATGAAGTCAACCAAGAAGCTTGGGATGCTCTTAATAGGGCGATCGCCTTGAGTCAGCAGGCCACAGCCAAAGAACAGGCCTACATTCAGGCCTTGGCAAAACGCTACTCTCATCAACCCCTTCAAGATAGATCGATGCTAGATTTAGCCTACGCCAACGCCATGAGAGAAGTCGCCCAACAATATCCTGATGATCCGGATGCGGCCACTCTATTCGCCGAAGCCCTCATGGATACCATGCCTTGGAATTATTGGCAGGAAAACGGATCGCCTAAGCCTGAAACCGTCGAAATATTGACCACTCTCGAATCAGTATTAGAAAAACATCCCAATCATGCGGGAGCTAATCATCTTTATATTCACGCCGTAGAAAAAGAACGGCCTCAACAAGCAAGTTCAGCCGCCGATCGCCTTCAAAATTTAGTCCCTGCCTCTGGACATCTGGTTCATATGCCTTCCCACATTTACATCCGAGTTGGACGCTATCATGATGCAGTGGTTGCCAATCAAAAAGCCATTGAAGCTGATCAAAATTATTTAAAACATCCTCTGCTAAACAGTATTTATACCGCCGCCTATATGCCGCATAACCATCATTTTCTCTGGTTTGCTGCCTTAATGAACGGACAAAGTGAAATTGCGCTCAATGCAGCCCGTCAAACAGCGATGGTAGAGCCAAAACTGATGCGAGACCCTAATTATGCTGGTGCTTTGCAACATTTCTCAGTTATTCCCCTATACACCCTAATTCGCTTCAGCAAATGGTCGGAAATTTTGGCAACTCCTGCCCCAGATCAAGACCTCAAATATCCTACAGGGGTTTGGCACTATGCCAAGGGAATGAGTTTAGCCGCCACAGGGAATTTAAGTGAAGCCAAGCAAGAACTCCAACAGTTAGAGGCACTTGCTAACGACCCTTCTCTAAAAAACCTGAAAATTTGGGGCTTTAATTTTGCTGGGGAAATTCTCAAACTAGCTACTAATGTTTTGGCTGGAGAAATTGCCGCCAATGAGGGTAATTATGATCAGGCCATCGCTTATTTAAAAACCGCCGTTAATATAGAAGATAACTTAATCTATACTGAACCTCCAGACTGGTATAGTCCTACCCACTATTTACTGGGTATGATCGAACTTAAGGCTAACCGTCTCAGTGAAGCTGAACAAGCGTTTCGCACTGATTTAAAAATTTATCCAGAAAATGGCTGGTCATTATATGGATTAATTCAAAGTTTACAGGCACAGGGAAAAGTCCAAGCAGCAAAAACCCTACAAAAACGCTTTGAGGAAGCTTGGAAATATGCAGATTTTTCCTTAAGCTGA
- a CDS encoding phosphoketolase family protein has translation MVAAPEKPILEQQPLSAEELRKIDAYWRACNYLAVGMIYLKDNPLLKRPLQPEDIKARLLGHWGTSPGLSFTYVHLNRLIKKYDLDMIFLAGPGHGAPGVLGPVYLEGTYSEIYPDKSEDEEGLQKFFKQFSFPGHIGSHCTPETPGSIHEGGELGYSVSHAYGAAYDNPNLIVSVVVGDGEAETGPLATAWHSNKYLNPIRDGAVLPILHLNGYKIANPTILARISPEELESLFIGYGYTPYVVEGDDPHIMHQKMAATVEQCITQIRSIQEEARSSGVAKRPRWPMIILRTPKGWTGPKEVDGKKVEGFWRAHQVPMGEMQNNPDHLKMLEDWMRTYKPEELFDETGKLIPELKELAPKGIRRMSANPHANGGILRKDLKLPDFRDYAVSVSAAGKEEVANTGLLGEFLRDVIKNNPTSFRLFGPDETASNRLQAVYEVTQKAWLANYLAEDEGGSLLSPDGRVMEMLSEHTLEGWLEGYLLTGRHGLFHTYEAFAHVIDSMFNQHAKWLDICKHEVSWRVPISSLNILLSSVVWRQDHNGFSHQDPGFIDLVTNKSAEVVRVYLPPDANCLLSVADHCLRSTNYVNVIVSDKQKHLQYLSMDEAIKHCTKGIGIWEWASNDDRDKEPDNPDVIMACCGDIPTMESLAATAILRAEFPDLKVRFINVVDLFKLQSESEHPHGLSERDFDGLFTQDKPIIFNFHGYPWLIHKLTYRRSNQERIHVRGYKEKGNINTPLELAINNEIDRFSLVIDVIDRVPKLGSAAAYVKERMKNEIIDNLHYARTHGMDKAEILDWKWPY, from the coding sequence ATGGTAGCAGCACCAGAGAAACCCATTTTAGAACAGCAGCCCTTATCTGCTGAAGAACTGCGGAAAATAGATGCTTACTGGCGTGCCTGCAATTATTTAGCCGTTGGTATGATTTATCTTAAAGACAACCCCTTGCTCAAAAGACCCCTGCAACCAGAAGATATTAAAGCTCGTCTGTTGGGACACTGGGGAACCTCACCCGGCTTAAGCTTTACCTACGTTCATCTTAACCGCCTAATTAAAAAATATGACCTAGATATGATCTTCTTAGCCGGACCCGGACATGGCGCACCCGGGGTACTCGGCCCAGTGTACTTAGAGGGAACCTATTCAGAAATTTACCCCGATAAAAGCGAAGACGAAGAAGGGTTGCAAAAATTCTTCAAACAGTTCTCTTTTCCGGGCCACATTGGAAGTCACTGCACCCCTGAAACCCCCGGCTCAATTCATGAAGGCGGGGAATTAGGTTATAGTGTTTCTCACGCCTACGGTGCTGCCTACGATAACCCGAATTTAATTGTATCAGTGGTGGTGGGTGACGGAGAAGCCGAAACCGGACCTTTAGCGACGGCTTGGCACTCCAATAAATACCTCAACCCCATTCGAGACGGGGCTGTATTACCGATATTGCACCTAAACGGCTACAAAATTGCTAACCCCACCATTCTCGCCCGCATTAGTCCAGAAGAACTCGAAAGCCTCTTTATTGGCTATGGTTACACTCCTTATGTAGTAGAAGGAGATGACCCTCACATCATGCACCAAAAGATGGCAGCTACCGTAGAACAGTGTATTACCCAAATTCGCAGCATCCAAGAAGAAGCCCGCAGTAGCGGCGTGGCAAAACGTCCTCGCTGGCCGATGATTATCTTGCGTACTCCCAAAGGATGGACAGGACCCAAAGAAGTCGACGGCAAAAAAGTAGAAGGGTTTTGGCGGGCGCATCAAGTCCCGATGGGAGAAATGCAAAATAACCCTGACCATTTAAAAATGCTAGAAGACTGGATGAGAACTTATAAACCCGAGGAACTCTTTGACGAGACGGGTAAACTCATTCCTGAACTCAAAGAACTCGCACCCAAAGGCATACGGCGGATGAGTGCTAACCCCCATGCTAACGGGGGAATTCTGCGAAAAGATTTAAAATTACCGGATTTTCGCGATTATGCGGTGAGTGTCTCAGCAGCCGGTAAAGAGGAAGTGGCTAATACCGGCTTACTGGGTGAATTTTTGCGGGATGTAATCAAAAATAACCCTACCTCTTTCCGTCTTTTTGGTCCTGATGAAACAGCCTCTAACCGTCTTCAAGCCGTCTATGAAGTAACCCAAAAAGCTTGGTTAGCCAACTACTTAGCCGAAGATGAGGGCGGCAGTTTATTATCACCTGATGGTCGAGTCATGGAAATGCTCAGTGAGCATACCTTAGAAGGATGGTTAGAAGGCTATCTTCTGACAGGTCGTCATGGGTTATTTCATACTTATGAAGCCTTTGCTCACGTCATCGACTCCATGTTTAACCAACACGCTAAATGGTTAGATATCTGTAAACATGAAGTAAGTTGGCGAGTGCCCATTTCTTCTTTAAATATTCTCCTATCTTCGGTGGTTTGGCGGCAAGACCATAACGGGTTCAGCCATCAAGACCCCGGTTTTATCGATCTAGTGACCAATAAAAGTGCAGAAGTAGTGCGGGTATATTTGCCCCCTGATGCTAATTGTCTGTTATCTGTGGCCGATCACTGCCTACGCAGTACCAATTATGTCAATGTCATCGTCTCTGACAAGCAGAAACACCTGCAATATCTGAGCATGGATGAAGCCATTAAACACTGCACCAAAGGCATAGGCATTTGGGAATGGGCCAGTAATGATGATCGTGATAAAGAACCGGATAATCCCGATGTAATTATGGCTTGCTGTGGTGATATTCCCACGATGGAATCTTTAGCCGCTACTGCCATTTTACGCGCAGAATTCCCTGACCTAAAAGTCCGTTTTATCAACGTCGTTGATCTATTCAAATTACAATCAGAAAGCGAACATCCTCACGGGTTATCTGAGCGAGATTTTGATGGTTTATTTACCCAAGATAAACCGATCATTTTCAACTTTCACGGTTATCCCTGGTTAATCCACAAATTAACCTATCGCCGCAGTAACCAAGAACGCATCCATGTGCGAGGTTACAAAGAAAAAGGCAATATTAACACCCCCCTAGAATTGGCCATTAATAACGAAATAGACCGCTTTAGCTTGGTGATCGATGTGATCGATCGCGTTCCTAAACTCGGTTCGGCGGCGGCTTATGTCAAAGAGCGCATGAAAAACGAGATCATCGATAACTTACACTATGCCCGCACTCACGGCATGGATAAAGCGGAAATTTTGGATTGGAAGTGGCCTTATTAA